A window of Bacillus sp. DX3.1 genomic DNA:
GTCATTCCGAAAGTACGTTATTCGTATGAGGGAGACCAAGAGAAGAAAAAGATGCGTAAAGAAGCAGCGGAAGCATTGGCGAAAATGTTCCAGCAGGGGGATCAAGAAAGAGTGTACCTCTTTGCGGTATCCGGATTTCGTTCTTTTGACCGTCAAAAAGCATTAAATACAATGTATAAGATACAGGACGGGGAAGCCAAAACGGCGATGTCTAGTGCAGTGCCAGGAACGAGTGAGCATCAAACAGGATTAGCTATTGATATCACATCCCAATCAGCAAAATTTCAATTAGATTCTTCATTTGGGGAAACAAAAGAAGGCAAGTGGCTTTCTCAAAATGCACATCGATTTGGATTTATCATTCGTTATACAAAAGAGAAAGAGTCAATAACAGGCTATACGTATGAGCCATGGCATGTACGTTATGTTGGGAATCCGCATGCTACCTATTTGTATGAAAATCAACTCACCTTAGAAGAAGCGATGAAGTAAACATTTGAGGGGAGACGGTTGGAATGACGATGTTATATAAGAAAAAAGTATATGCATATATTACGAGGGAAAAAGATGGTGTTATGCAATTGCTTGTTTTTACACATCGCGATGTGCCAGATGCAGGTGCACAAGTCCCAGGTGGAACGGTTGACGAGCGAGAAACATTGAAAGAAGCAGTATTACGCGAAGTTTTTGAGGAAGCGGGACTCCGTCATATCTTTATCGAACGTTTTATTGACGATTACATTATTTATGTAAAAGAGAAGCAGGAATATGAAAAACATCACTTTTTCCACATGACGTTATTAACAGATGTAAAGGATACTTGGGATCATACGGTGAGCGCAGGAGAAGAGGACCAAGATCTTGTGTTTTCTTATAAATGGATCGATGTGACAAAAGCTTCAGTTTTAGCAGGAAAACAAGGTGAATTTGTTCATATACTAGAAGAAATGTATGTATAACAAGAAAAGGATGTTTCTTACAGAGAAACATCCTTTTCTTGTTGTTTCGTGTGCTTTAATAGGAAAAAAGATAAAATAAGAAAAGAAGCAATAACATATATGATGCGGACACCGAAAAAATCAGTGATAATACCAATACTTAACATAGATAGGCCAGAAACAG
This region includes:
- a CDS encoding NUDIX domain-containing protein; translated protein: MTMLYKKKVYAYITREKDGVMQLLVFTHRDVPDAGAQVPGGTVDERETLKEAVLREVFEEAGLRHIFIERFIDDYIIYVKEKQEYEKHHFFHMTLLTDVKDTWDHTVSAGEEDQDLVFSYKWIDVTKASVLAGKQGEFVHILEEMYV
- a CDS encoding M15 family metallopeptidase, producing MKKRWTLLSVIIVVTIIVVAGVKYKMYKDIQAQEVNSSVAFPKEQETIVRTEDDVAVVSNPHSLLVLVNKKRRLPNDYKPQDLVIPKVRYSYEGDQEKKKMRKEAAEALAKMFQQGDQERVYLFAVSGFRSFDRQKALNTMYKIQDGEAKTAMSSAVPGTSEHQTGLAIDITSQSAKFQLDSSFGETKEGKWLSQNAHRFGFIIRYTKEKESITGYTYEPWHVRYVGNPHATYLYENQLTLEEAMK